TCCCGGGGCCGAAGATCGCCCCGACGCCCATCCCGGTCAAGCCGGCTATATCTCCCTCGGGGATCACCCCTCCGCCGAAGAGGATGATGTCCTCGGCGTTCTTTTCCTTCAACAGCCGGATTATCTCGCGGAAATAGTGCTCGTGGGCTCCACTCAGGATGCTCACCCCTATGGCGTCGGCGTCCTCCTGAATAGCGGTCTCCACTATGCTCTCGGGGGTCTGCCTGAGGCCGGTGTAGATGACCTCCATGCCCGCGTCCCTGAGGGCTCTTGCCACCACCTTGGCCCCCCTGTCATGACCATCAAGGCCAGGTTTGGCCACGATAACACGGATCCTGCGTTCGTTCATTTCCCGTCCCTCCTGACACCAGGCGTCCCTTAAAGGACGATATTTTCCCTGTATTCCCCGAACTCTTCGCGGAGAACGCCGCAGATCTCGCCCTCCGTAGCGTAGGCCTTCACCGCGTCGATAATGGCCGGCATGAGGTTGGCGCTTTCGTCGCCGGCGGCGGATCGGATCGCTTCGAGTCGGTTGCCGACGAGCACGTTGTCGCGCCCCTGCTTCATGGCCTTCAGGGCCTTCTCCTGGCCTTCGCCGACGGAGGGGTCCACCCGGAGGAGTTCCCGGCCGCCGTTCTCTTCATCGACCTGGAACTTGTTGACGCCCACCACGACGCGTTCGCCGCTCTCGACGGCCCTCTGGTACTGGTAAGCCGCGCCCTGGATCTGCTGCTGGGGATAGCCTTTCTCGATGGCCGCCAGCATGCCGCCCATT
Above is a genomic segment from Thermovirga sp. containing:
- a CDS encoding methylmalonyl-CoA mutase, with the translated sequence LALPTEKSVGIALKTQQIIACESGSTSTVDPLAGSYAIEALTNEIARQTLEYIDKIEEMGGMLAAIEKGYPQQQIQGAAYQYQRAVESGERVVVGVNKFQVDEENGGRELLRVDPSVGEGQEKALKAMKQGRDNVLVGNRLEAIRSAAGDESANLMPAIIDAVKAYATEGEICGVLREEFGEYRENIVL